A DNA window from Candidatus Syntrophosphaera sp. contains the following coding sequences:
- a CDS encoding AMP-binding protein, which translates to MISEKLIPYLTDSIKAYWDLEAFTDYPGPALRYSDVGKRIVWLHNLYKACGLAKGSKIALAGKNSSNWAIIWLSAVTFGGTVVPILVNFSPEDTAHIVNHSDSEILFISKDKFDSIDEEQLRKAKYVFSLDDMRLLVNKVDGRKEIIKPLADTPEIMNLGAYAFSAPDVCDNEDLAAIIYTSGTTGFSKGVMLPHRSLLANLIYARENLTFKVGAKVVAFLPLAHAYASAFDMLYPVTRGNHINFLDKIPAPKVLLAAMQDLKPNVILVVPLLIEKIYRKQLQPIVETPKMRALLKIPVLKGVIAKKIKAKLMAAFGGNVTELIAGGAPMNAEIELFMKKIKFPFTIGYGMTECGPLISYARWFEHRFESSGRIVESLECKIESPDPAKAPGEVLLRGDAVFTGYYNNPEATAEYLKDGWLHTGDIGTVDKDGFIYLRGRSKNVILGPSGENIYPELVEQKLNNLPYVMEAVVLERDKQLHALVYPDLEALDKDHIPESQVAQIMEENRQNVNKALSDFSRIVRIEVVNEPFQKTPTQKVKRYLYR; encoded by the coding sequence ATGATCAGCGAAAAGCTTATACCCTATCTCACGGATTCGATCAAGGCCTATTGGGACCTGGAGGCGTTCACTGACTATCCGGGCCCGGCGCTCAGATACTCGGACGTGGGCAAGCGCATCGTCTGGCTGCACAATCTCTATAAGGCCTGCGGGCTGGCCAAGGGCTCGAAGATTGCCCTGGCGGGGAAGAACAGCAGCAATTGGGCGATAATCTGGCTTTCGGCGGTCACCTTTGGCGGCACGGTCGTGCCCATCCTGGTGAATTTCTCGCCGGAGGACACCGCCCACATCGTGAACCATTCGGATTCCGAGATCCTCTTCATCAGCAAGGACAAGTTCGACAGCATCGACGAGGAGCAATTGCGCAAGGCGAAATATGTGTTTTCCTTGGACGACATGCGGCTGCTGGTGAACAAGGTTGACGGCCGCAAGGAGATTATCAAGCCGCTGGCGGACACCCCGGAGATCATGAACCTGGGCGCCTACGCCTTTTCCGCGCCGGACGTCTGCGATAACGAGGACCTCGCCGCGATCATCTACACCTCCGGCACCACCGGATTTTCCAAAGGCGTGATGCTGCCCCACCGCTCGCTGTTGGCGAACCTGATCTACGCGCGGGAAAATCTCACCTTCAAGGTGGGGGCGAAGGTGGTGGCTTTCCTGCCTCTGGCCCACGCCTACGCCAGCGCCTTCGACATGCTCTATCCCGTCACGAGGGGCAACCACATCAATTTCCTGGACAAGATCCCCGCGCCCAAAGTGCTCCTGGCGGCGATGCAGGACCTCAAGCCGAACGTGATCCTGGTGGTGCCGCTGCTGATCGAAAAGATCTACCGGAAGCAGCTCCAGCCGATCGTCGAGACCCCGAAGATGCGCGCCCTGTTGAAGATCCCCGTGTTGAAGGGCGTGATCGCGAAAAAGATCAAGGCCAAACTGATGGCGGCTTTCGGGGGCAACGTGACGGAACTGATCGCGGGCGGGGCGCCGATGAACGCGGAGATCGAGCTCTTCATGAAAAAGATAAAGTTTCCCTTCACGATCGGCTACGGCATGACGGAATGCGGCCCGCTGATCAGCTACGCGCGCTGGTTTGAGCATCGCTTCGAATCCAGCGGCAGGATCGTGGAATCCCTGGAGTGCAAAATCGAATCCCCCGATCCCGCCAAGGCCCCCGGCGAAGTCCTCCTGCGTGGGGACGCGGTTTTCACGGGCTATTACAACAATCCGGAGGCCACCGCGGAATACCTTAAGGACGGATGGCTGCACACCGGCGACATCGGCACCGTGGACAAGGACGGGTTCATCTACCTGCGCGGCCGCAGCAAAAACGTGATCCTGGGCCCCAGCGGGGAAAACATCTATCCGGAACTGGTGGAGCAAAAACTGAACAACCTGCCCTATGTGATGGAGGCGGTGGTCCTGGAAAGGGACAAGCAGCTTCACGCGCTGGTCTATCCCGATCTGGAAGCCCTGGACAAGGACCACATCCCAGAGTCCCAGGTGGCCCAGATTATGGAGGAGAACCGCCAGAACGTGAATAAGGCGCTCTCGGATTTCAGCCGCATCGTGAGGATCGAGGTGGTCAACGAGCCCTTCCAGAAAACGCCCACCCAGAAGGTCAAACGGTATCTCTATCGCTGA
- a CDS encoding M18 family aminopeptidase — protein MNSHINDLLAFLDGSPTPAQASGEILKRLEGKGFARLLETDKWELKPGGKYFVQRQTSVIAWIVGSEPLPQTGFNLAAAHIDSPGLKLKPESLKTESGISRIAVEVYGGPILSTWTDRELGIAGKVALTKDGASSIVPVDLKKSVAIIPNAAIHLNREVNKGFEYNKQIHLQAILNTGSSAGNPLLAALAGELAVSPEQIGEMELFLYDFAKATLGGLDGSLVVSGRLDNLGMSHAILRAILETEQPKATCVAVLYDHEEIGSGTPQGADSSILASILERISIALKLSREEQLIALAGSFLVSGDMAHAYHPSYPEKYDAACSPVMNQGPVIKWNASYKYASTAASSKRFSALCADAGVKPQKFAMRSDLLCGSTVGPIVSAQLGIPAVDVGNPLWAMHSIRETAGTHDHAAMIKVLKEYYQ, from the coding sequence ATGAACAGCCATATAAATGATTTGCTCGCTTTTCTGGATGGCTCGCCCACGCCCGCCCAGGCCTCCGGCGAGATCCTGAAACGCCTGGAGGGAAAAGGCTTTGCCCGCCTCCTGGAAACAGATAAATGGGAACTGAAACCGGGCGGAAAATACTTTGTCCAGCGCCAGACCAGCGTCATCGCATGGATCGTGGGCTCCGAACCTTTGCCGCAGACGGGATTCAACCTCGCCGCCGCCCATATCGACAGCCCCGGGCTGAAGCTGAAACCGGAGAGCCTGAAGACCGAATCCGGGATCTCCCGGATCGCCGTGGAGGTCTATGGCGGGCCGATCCTCAGCACCTGGACGGACCGGGAACTGGGCATTGCCGGCAAGGTGGCATTAACAAAGGACGGCGCTTCAAGCATCGTCCCCGTGGACCTGAAGAAGTCCGTGGCCATCATCCCAAACGCCGCCATCCACCTCAACCGCGAGGTGAACAAAGGCTTTGAATACAACAAGCAGATCCACCTGCAGGCGATCCTCAACACCGGCTCCAGCGCCGGGAACCCCCTCCTGGCCGCTCTGGCCGGGGAACTGGCCGTGAGCCCGGAACAGATCGGGGAGATGGAACTCTTTCTCTATGATTTTGCCAAAGCCACTCTGGGCGGGCTGGACGGCAGCCTCGTGGTCTCCGGAAGATTGGACAACCTGGGCATGAGCCACGCCATCCTGCGGGCCATCCTGGAAACTGAACAGCCCAAGGCGACCTGCGTGGCCGTGCTCTACGACCATGAGGAGATCGGCTCCGGAACCCCGCAGGGGGCGGATTCCTCGATCCTGGCCAGCATTCTGGAACGGATCAGCATCGCCCTGAAGCTCAGCCGGGAAGAGCAGCTTATCGCTTTGGCCGGGAGCTTCCTGGTCTCCGGCGACATGGCCCACGCCTACCATCCCTCCTATCCGGAAAAGTATGACGCGGCCTGCTCCCCGGTGATGAACCAGGGCCCGGTGATCAAATGGAACGCCTCCTATAAATACGCCTCCACCGCCGCCAGCAGCAAGCGTTTCAGCGCCCTCTGCGCAGACGCCGGGGTCAAGCCCCAGAAGTTCGCCATGCGCAGCGACCTGCTCTGCGGAAGCACGGTGGGGCCGATCGTTTCCGCCCAATTGGGCATTCCGGCCGTGGACGTGGGCAATCCGCTCTGGGCCATGCACTCGATCCGCGAGACCGCCGGAACCCATGACCACGCGGCGATGATCAAAGTTCTCAAAGAATATTACCAATAA